GTCTGAGGCAGATTCAGGAATCGCCAGATACTGGTGAAACTACCCTGACGGCAGCTGAGCGCAATGGAGATTTCTCCGCTCGTTATCAGGGATTCGATGGATCTGGAAATTGTATTAACCTTTGTCTGCACGATCCATTTACAGGTGATTATTATCCGAACAATATTATTCCGGCATCTGACCTGAATACAGCAGCAGCTCAAATATCCAAAAAGCTACAGGCTTACATGGTTTTGCCGAACCAGCCGGGAAGTACCGCATCCTTTGGAACGGAACAAAATCTAAGTGGCAACAATCCAAGCAGCCTAGTTATTACACAAACGCTGGACCGGGTAGACGAGAATATCGGCGACAAAGTTCGTCTCTTCTTCCGCTATCACTGGCAGGACATCAGTTTCTTTACGGGCACACTCTTTCCAACCAATTCGACCTCTGGACCGACAAATTCCAGAAACTACGCCTTCGGCTATACGCACATCATTACGCAGAAGTTGATCAATGATTTTCATATCGGTTTGAATACGATTGTTTCGAATAATCTTGATTACTTTTACGCAAATGGACCAAGCAATGCTGGTACGCAACTTGGCATACCTGGCTTTACGTCGGACACACAGTATGGCAATCCCGGCATCCCTACGATCAATATCGATGGTGTTTTAGGCCTTGGAAATGGTTCAGCAAACTGGTTCCAGGACGATCGCACCGTGGACGGATACGACCAGGTCAGCTATCAGGTAGGGAAGCACAACTTGATGTTCGGCGCGGAGCTTCGCCGACTTACACTCGGGCGTCAGGCAGCGAATGATCCACGCGGTGTCTTCAACTTCTCCGCCAATAGCAATAACGACAGTACAAGTACCGGATTTGCGGCAGCGGACTTTGTGCTCGGTCTAGCGCAGTCGTCCAATACGCCTATCTTTCCGCTCAAGAGTGGCATCGGAGAATGGCGCGATGGATTCTTCGTATTGGATAACTGGCAAATACTCTCAAGGCTCACGCTCAATTATGGTATTCGCTATGAGCTTCCAACCGTTCCATATAGCTTGAACGGCTATGCGCGTATTCTCAATGCGAATGAAACGGCCATTATTCCCGCCTCTTCTGCTGCCGATGCGGCGTCCTTCACGCCCGCAGTTGGATTCAAGTTCATCAATCCGACCCATATGGATTGGGCTCCGCGCGTTGGCTTTGCTTATCGACCGAGCGACCATAATACAATTCGTGGCGGCTTCGGCATTTACTATAACGCGAACCAGCTCAATACCTATACGCTGACGGCGCAGAACTACCCTTTTGCTAACACGGCGGAGTATGACACCGATCCGTCCAATCCTGTAAGTCTTTCGAACCCAACCCCGGGCGCAGCATCTCTTACGCCTGTGACCGGCGTGCCCGGAACTTATGGATCGGCCATTACGATGGGACCTGATCTTCCGACGCAAAGGCTCTATCAGTGGAACCTTTCCGTAGGGCAAGATCTTTGGCACAACGCTGCTTTGGAGCTCCAATATCTTGGATCGCATGCGCTTCATCTGGATCGCAACTTCTTTGACAATACTCCGACCCCGGGACCTGGAACGATCAACTCTCGGCGCCCCAATCAGCTCTTCGGCAAGATCCGGCGCATCCAAAATGATGCCTATTCTCACTACAACGGCCTCACTACGATTCTGCGGCAGCGTTCGTTCCACGGTCTTTCTGCATTGCTAAGTTACACGTGGTCCCATGATCTGGATGTTACGGATGATTCCAACGGCACGGGAAACACGATGAACAACTACAACATTGCCCAGGACTATGGAAACTCAGGTTGGGATATTCGTCACCGCTTCGTCGGCAGCGCGACCTATGCGCTTCCGACTCTTGCAAACCACGGCTTCCTGGTCCGCGAGACGGCGGGCGGTTGGCAACTGAATACGATCGTGACGTTACAGACAGGAACGCCATTCAACCTGCTCGTCGACAATGATCCCGCGAATATCAGCGAACCGCGCAATACCGTTCAGCGGCCGAATATCCTTGCACCGCTCCAGGAAATGCATTGCACAACGCAAAATATCATTCGCGGAACTACCTGTCTGGATATTGCTCATCTGGCAATTCCGGCGCAGTACACTTTTGGAAATGCCGCACGCAATATGTACCACGGACCGGGACAGGAGAATGTAAACTTTTCCGTCTTCAAGAACGTTCCCATCTACAACCGGCTCCAGCTCCAGATCCGAGCCGAGGTGGCGAACCTCTTCAACCATCCGAACCCGAACGGTCCCAACAGCGAGATTGATTCTCCTTCCTTCGTAGGAAATAATCCGGCCTCTGACCCTACTCTCGGGACCGTAACGAACGTGTCGTCTTCGCCGCGTCAGATTCAACTCGCTGGAAAGATCATTTTCTAATTCGCTTTTCCTGAATTTCTCCTCGTGAGAGCGCAAGGTTCTTCCATGTTAGGCTCCTGGAGGAACCTTGCTTTTTTAAACGAGAGCAAGGCATAAAATGGAATCTGTTCCCGATCATTCTATGCCGCAGATAAAGGAAATCCGGATCCTTTGTGTGGACGACCATCCCCTTATA
This genomic stretch from Terriglobus saanensis SP1PR4 harbors:
- a CDS encoding carboxypeptidase regulatory-like domain-containing protein, with amino-acid sequence MKLKNFFLSIPVLVICFSAPLLVSQVANNTAIVGTVRDPDGKLIPNAKVVAVNQGTKVQYPANTDNRGDYQIQFVAPGSYNVTVNGAGFSQIVKTGVVVVVNQPARADFELVVGSEAASITITASTPPLQTDDASLGETFDSKSVQDLPLMGHNALDIATTASNVTTGVNTSYTNVPPGEDFIGAGQREIQNSISLDGVSIMNNLLSAAPARPSSDMISEVQMQSGNYSAQYGSYLGLHVNLVSKYGTNDLHGAAYDYIQNTALNAHNYTDAPGAAKAVQHYNQYGFTLGGPVDIPHLYNGRNRTFFFGSWERLRQIQESPDTGETTLTAAERNGDFSARYQGFDGSGNCINLCLHDPFTGDYYPNNIIPASDLNTAAAQISKKLQAYMVLPNQPGSTASFGTEQNLSGNNPSSLVITQTLDRVDENIGDKVRLFFRYHWQDISFFTGTLFPTNSTSGPTNSRNYAFGYTHIITQKLINDFHIGLNTIVSNNLDYFYANGPSNAGTQLGIPGFTSDTQYGNPGIPTINIDGVLGLGNGSANWFQDDRTVDGYDQVSYQVGKHNLMFGAELRRLTLGRQAANDPRGVFNFSANSNNDSTSTGFAAADFVLGLAQSSNTPIFPLKSGIGEWRDGFFVLDNWQILSRLTLNYGIRYELPTVPYSLNGYARILNANETAIIPASSAADAASFTPAVGFKFINPTHMDWAPRVGFAYRPSDHNTIRGGFGIYYNANQLNTYTLTAQNYPFANTAEYDTDPSNPVSLSNPTPGAASLTPVTGVPGTYGSAITMGPDLPTQRLYQWNLSVGQDLWHNAALELQYLGSHALHLDRNFFDNTPTPGPGTINSRRPNQLFGKIRRIQNDAYSHYNGLTTILRQRSFHGLSALLSYTWSHDLDVTDDSNGTGNTMNNYNIAQDYGNSGWDIRHRFVGSATYALPTLANHGFLVRETAGGWQLNTIVTLQTGTPFNLLVDNDPANISEPRNTVQRPNILAPLQEMHCTTQNIIRGTTCLDIAHLAIPAQYTFGNAARNMYHGPGQENVNFSVFKNVPIYNRLQLQIRAEVANLFNHPNPNGPNSEIDSPSFVGNNPASDPTLGTVTNVSSSPRQIQLAGKIIF